Proteins encoded by one window of Haematobia irritans isolate KBUSLIRL chromosome 2, ASM5000362v1, whole genome shotgun sequence:
- the LOC142225273 gene encoding uncharacterized protein LOC142225273, translating into MSVLTDIVDNEHLGFLDITTKEIEFFYEEVEDLLKMTKPHEITIIQGDFNAKVGRERVPGITGIYGLGERNERGDRLIQFCQERKMNITNTMFCLPPRRLYTWKSPQDRRGHIVRNQIDFILINSRYGSSVLKTSTYPGADVPSDHNLLMMKLRTKISVIKQRKFRKKFDIAKLNDAAFKTNIKERINQELNAINRETVEDIWNDVKNKLKPIAEDALGYYKRSRNKEWMTQDILNLMDQRRKYKNVNYELYWELNREIQASIRIAKNEYFKAQCLEIERLQKLHDDFNLYRKLKETAGAHRKTSSTVLYNSNNKPVFDIDEKKILWREYIKEVFTDDNRSIFEQHNQQSLSGTAISRIEVESAIKSLKDKKACGPDEIPSEILKLIDSENMDLLTKLFNNIYDTGQYPQEWLKSTFITIPKKNHAKFCHEFRLISLMSHALKIFLRIIHSRIYPKCENVMGTSQFGFREGMGTREALFSIQTLIQKCRNAQKDVFLCFIDYEKAFDNVLHDRLIDILNAINIEQKEIQCIKSLYWHQTAQVEINGYMTESIPISKGVRQGCILSPLLFNIYSEQIFRESVNSIRNGIVVSRSVLNNIRYADDTTLMTHSISQLQSLVDTLATCSKKYGLKINIQKTKFMIISKKQEYKNAVLKIQNSNVERVKSFKYLGATITDQWDSSKEIRCRIELARDAFLKYKKVFVSHDINLETKIRFVKAYVWSVLLYAMEVWTIKSTDTKKLEAFEIWIYRRILKIPWTAHVSNAEVLRKMHCERELIAAIKRRKTAYLGHIMRNQKYKLLQNITRIKIEGKPIRGRKELTWLDNITEWTGIRDVTNLLSMARNRERFADLLETL; encoded by the exons ATGTCGGTACTAACTGATATAGTCGATAACGAGCATTTGGGTTTCCTTGACATCACAACCAAAG aaattgaatttttctacgAAGAAGTTGAGGATCTATTAAAAATGACAAAGCCACACGAAATAACTATAATTCAAGGCGACTTTAATGCTAAAGTAGGAAGGGAAAGAGTTCCTGGCATAACAGGAATATACGGACTAGGCGAAAGGAACGAAAGAGGCGACAGACTGATACAGTTCTGTCAAGAACGCAAAATGAACATAACAAACACAATGTTCTGTCTCCCCCCAAGAAGACTGTACACTTGGAAGTCACCCCAAGATAGAAGAGGACACATTGTACGCAAtcaaatcgattttattttaattaactcCAGATATGGATCATCGGTTCTAAAAACATCAACCTACCCGGGAGCTGACGTTCCATCAGACCACAATCTCCTGATGATGAAACTGCGGACAAAGATTTCtgtaataaaacaaagaaaatttcgtaaaaagttcgacaTAGCGAAACTCAACGATGCAGCTTTCAAAACTAACATAAAGGAACGGATTAATCAAGAACTAAACGCAATCAACAGAGAAACTGTTGAAGACATATGGAACGATGTAAAGAACAAACTCAAACCTATAGCAGAAGATGCTCTTGGATACTATAAAAGATCTAGGAACAAAGAATGGATGACGCAAGATATACTTAATTTGATGGACCAGAgacgaaaatataaaaatgttaattacgAATTATATTGGGAGCTGAATAGGGAAATTCAAGCATCCATACGTATCGCAAAAAATGAATACTTTAAAGCGCAATGCCTGGAGATTGAAAGATTACAAAAACTACACGACGATTTCAACCTCTACCGAAAATTGAAAGAAACTGCCGGAGCACACCGTAAGACGTCATCAACTGTATTATACAATAGCAACAATAAACCAGTTTTCGACATTgatgaaaagaaaattctatgGAGAGAATATATAAAAGAGGTTTTTACGGACGACAATAGATCAATCTTTGAACAGCACAACCAACAGTCTCTATCAGGAACAGCAATAAGTAGAATAGAAGTGGAATCTGCAATAAAGTCGCTAAAAGATAAGAAAGCATGTGGCCCAGACGAGATTCCTTCTGAAATCTTAAAATTAATAGATAGTGAAAATATGGATctcttaacaaaattatttaacaacATATATGATACAGGCCAATACCCACAGGAGTGGCTTAAATCGACATTTATTACcatacctaaaaaaaatcacgctaaattctgTCACGAATTCAGACTTATTAGTCTTATGAGCCATGctctaaaaatatttcttagaaTTATTCATTCGAGAATATATCCTAAATGCGAAAATGTGATGGGAACGTCTCAGTTCGGTTTCAGAGAGGGCATGGGAACCAGAGAAGCCCTTTTTTCCATACAGACCCTGATTCAAAAATGTAGAAACGCCCAAAAAGATGTATTCCTATGTTTCATAGATTATGAAAAAGCGTTTGACAATGTGCTACATGATAGACTGATAGACATTCTGAATGCGATAAATATAgaacaaaaagaaatacaatgtaTAAAGAGTTTATACTGGCACCAAACTGCTCAAGTAGAGATAAACGGATATATGACCGAAAGTATACCAATATCCAAAGGAGTCAGGCAGGGGTGTATACTGTCCCCATtgctttttaatatttattccgAGCAAATATTTCGAGAATCGGTCAATAGTATTCGAAATGGTATTGTTGTAAGCAGATCAGTTTTAAATAACATTAGATACGCTGATGACACAACATTAATGACACATAGCATATCTCAACTTCAGAGTCTTGTGGATACACTCGCAACATgcagtaaaaaatatggattAAAAATCAATATCCAGAAAACCAAGTTTATGATTATTAGCAAAAAACAGGAATACAAAAACGCggtattaaaaatacaaaattcaaaCGTAGAGAGAGTTAAGAGTTTTAAATATCTCGGAGCTACTATTACTGATCAATGGGACTCCTCGAAAGAGATAAGATGCCGAATAGAATTGGCGAGAGATGCATTTTTAAAGTACAAGAAAGTTTTTGTTAGCCATGACATCAATCTTGAAACGAAGATTCGATTTGTCAAAGCATATGTCTGGTCAGTACTACTGTACGCAATGGAGGTGTGGACTATAAAATCTACTGATACAAAAAAGTTGGAAGCCTTTGAAATATGGATATATCGgagaatattaaaaattccttGGACTGCCCATGTCTCAAATGCCGAAGTATTAAGAAAAATGCATTGCGAAAGAGAACTCATCGCAGCAATAAAAAGGAGAAAAACTGCGTATTTGGGACATATTATGAGgaatcaaaaatataaattattacaaaacaTTACCCGCATAAAAATTGAAGGAAAACCCATTAGAGGAAGAAAAGAGTTAACATGGCTTGACAATATTACGGAATGGACTGGTATCCGAGATGTTACAAATCTATTAAGCATGGCGAGAAACAGGGAGCGTTTTGcggatttactagaaacattatGA